One Primulina eburnea isolate SZY01 chromosome 4, ASM2296580v1, whole genome shotgun sequence genomic window, GTCCAGGGTTCTTTTGAAAATAACGTTAACTGAGCTTCCGGTGTCAACAAAGATTCTTGCGACGTCATAGTTGGCGATAGTAAGAGTGACTAATAAGGCGTCGTTACGAGGTGCCACAACACCTTTCATATCATCCGGCCCGAAGCCAATGACGGGGTCATCTTTGGGGGCAAGGTCTAACCCCAAACTTTCCAATCTCCGACCATGAGCTTTACGAGCCCTGCCCGAATCTCCGTCGGTGGCGCCGCCCGTTATCATGTGGATTATACCTCTGGTCGGATCATTAGCAATCTGCTGGACCTGAGGGCCTTGATGTCGCGGGGGGTCATCTCGAACCCCGCGGTTGGGTCGGTTCTCTCGGGGTTGTGGCCTCTGATTAACCCCAGGAGGTCCCCGATCCCTTCGATCATCTCGATATCTTCCTTCTGATCGAGCTAGGAGGTTCTTCATGTGAGGGTCTCTTTGCATGATTCTTTGGACCTCTTCCCCCAATTTCTGGCAATCATTGGTGACGTGACCGTACTCTTGATGGAACTCACAAAACTTATCTGAGGGCGGTAAACGCGGCCCTTTCTCGGCTTGTTTCGGTCGCTCCAGCTTTCTTCTTTCTTCACAAATGGCCATAGCTCTTTCCAAGCTCATTGCCAACGGGGCATAGGGAAAGGTCCAGGACCTCGGCTCCGTTCCTCTGTTCTTTCTGCTGCAGGCCTCTTCCTACTTGGTTCCACTTTCTCTTTCCCCTTATTTTTATCATCGGGTCGGATATCCACTCGCCTTTGCCTTTGTGCATCCTCAAGATTCACGTATTTCTCAGCTCGGCTCAGGAGCTCATCATAACTTTGAGGGGGTTTCTTGACCAAGGAATTGAAAAATTGTCCCCCTCGGAGCCCTTGCGTGAAAGCATTTACCAAGGTTTCTGTTGCTGCAGCTGGGACCTCCAAGGCCGCACTGTTGAATCGTCTAATGAAGTCCCTCAGCGAATCTGTATCTCCTTGTTTCAAATTGAATAGGCCCAATGAGGTTTTCAAGTATTTCTTACTTGTAGCATACTGGTTTATGAATAGGGTGCTGAATTCTCGAAAGCTGGTAATGGAATGTGGCGGGAGCAAATCGAACCACCTCTGGGCGGGTCCCACTAGGGTGGTAAGGAAGACCCGGCATTTGACCCCATCTGAGTATCGGTGAAGCAAAGCAGAATTATTGAACCTTCCAAGGTGTTCTTCGGGGTCAGTACTtccatcataatccttgacggTTGGTTGGCGAAAATTAACGGGGAGGTCTTCATTCAGAATCTCGAGGGAGAGTGGGCTTTCTCTGTCCAGTACGGGAGGTCGGCCCCCCATTCGCCTGCCAAGCCTCCTGACTTACTCCCAAATGGCTTCCATATGCTCAGGAAGAgggggaggaggaggaggaggaggaggaggaggaggaggttgtTGTGGCGGTGGTGATGGAGTACGATTTCGACGGAGGGCCTCATTCACAGACCTATTAATCAACTGGGCCAATTGGTCTAGACTAAGATCAGCCACACCTCTGCCTTGGCCACCTCCGGGACCTCGGTTACCATCTGCATGGCCCTGGTTGCCACCTCTGGGACCTCGGTTGCCATCTACATGGCCTCGGTTACCACGCGCAGGGCCTGTTCTTATACCTGTTCTTCCCCACATGTCTACGTCTTCTCAGTattttcccacagacggcgccaattgaTATCGCTGAAATCGGTGATGCTAGCTGGGAAGTCAGATCCCCGCTTGGAGAGCTCGGGTCAAACCTGGGGGCGATGGCTGGGAGGTCGGATCTTCACCTTGGGAGCTCGGATCAGGCACCTCGAAATCCAGAAACACAAACAAGAGTGTTAGAAGGGGGCCGGAAGGTTGttccggcgtagcccctccgacgctcaagtcagagaacgGAAAACTGAGAGAGAAAACTGTGTGTGTAAAGAGAATGTGAAAAAGCATGAAGTGTCTTTTAAAGTTAacgaaacctggtatttataggtgaaccGTAGAGTCCTAGTTTTGGTAGGTTTCGATCTTGAGAATCTTCGGAAGATTTGATTAGATCTTCACCCAGATTTGATTTAGATGTCGTTAGATTTAATTCAGATCTTTAATGGGCTTTACTTTTCTGGGCTTTGATCTCTGCGGGCTACGCGCTTAATATCTGAGTGAGGGCTCTCGTAGGCATGAGCCCACGAGACAATAGGACCTCATGGGACCTCGGCTCGGGAGCTCGGCCGAGGGTTTCTGATCGTCCCGATAATACCTTCTTGGAGGTCGGCTCGGGAGGTCGGCCAAAGAGCTCGGCCAGGGAGGTCGGCTGACCTCTCCAATCGCTGGAAATTCCGATATGGGAGGTCGGCCAGAGATGACCTCCCGGATGACCTTAAGCTTCCTTCTGAATGCATGCTGGGCTTTGCTTGAGATGGGCTATCGAGAGTGGGCCGAGCCCGTCCTCCCACCGGGGGTatcatatataataattttttttaaaatttttgggcCCCAAAAAAAAGATGGGCCTGAGTCATTGGACTCATTTGCCTTTTAATAGGCACGGCCCTGCGAGGAACCGCCTTGTTCAACTGACGCATTGACCTTGACTGAGTTAGACTCAGCAATACAATGTGGAGTCAACATCGCCTTATGTCCTCAAAAGACAGCGTTGGAGTTTTCTTGAAACTTTGGGTTCagtgaataaaataaaattataaataataatatttatttctcAAATTCTCCACATATTCGTTTACctatatattttaattcttttttgttatatttcaaTTGATGAACGTGAATCTAAGTCCATACCTTTTTCAAATTATATGTTATACTAAAATTAGATCCACATCTATATCTTATGAATCAATATTTAGGCCAAAATTTGTATAAGATGATCTCatgagtcatattttgtgagatgaatctcttattttgtgtcattcataaaaaaatattaattttatggtaagaatattactttttattgtgaaatttGGTAGGGTTGacgcgtctcacagataaagatccgtgagatcgtctcacaagagacatactccaaTATTTATTGGTATTTTCATTTTGTGGTCAGTAGGCTTCTATCGAGGGTAATATAGTCTTTCAAGGAACAATCAACTACATTTTGCTTGAGGATGGAGAGTTTTTGCTTGAAGATATTATATCTCTACACCATTAAAGCTCTAATTGTATAATAATGTTACAAAAATTAAATAGATGTAATACTACATCAGTCGAAAACCAGTTCGCATCCTTCAAAATCAGCCGAAACCCAATCTAAACCGGTTTAAATCATATGGAAACAATCTAAAACAGTCAGAAACTATGATTAATCATTCCAAACCAGTTTAGATGAACAAATTTAGCAGCCTAGATAAATGAACTAGAGGAGGAGTCAAGATgcagttgaaaaaaaaaatatttgttatttttataataagTTGTATTTTGTTTTAGTAATGGGTAAATATTGTATTTTGGTTGAGCCTATTTGCAAAATCCAAGTTGCAGTGGTTGAGCCAGAACTTTCCCAAGGGGGATAGAATGATTGGGAGACAAAAAAAACAAGAAGTTTTCAAAGTTTCGTTGAACATTCGGAGAACGTACCTATACAACTGT contains:
- the LOC140830058 gene encoding uncharacterized protein, whose amino-acid sequence is MGGRPPVLDRESPLSLEILNEDLPVNFRQPTVKDYDGSTDPEEHLGRFNNSALLHRYSDGVKCRVFLTTLVGPAQRWFDLLPPHSITSFREFSTLFINQYATSKKYLKTSLGLFNLKQGDTDSLRDFIRRFNSAALEVPAAATETLVNAFTQGLRGGQFFNSLVKKPPQSYDELLSRAEKYVNLEDAQRQRRVDIRPDDKNKGKEKVEPSRKRPAAERTEERSRGPGPFPMPRWQ